One region of Kazachstania africana CBS 2517 chromosome 3, complete genome genomic DNA includes:
- the CAF16 gene encoding putative ATP-binding cassette family ATPase CAF16 (similar to Saccharomyces cerevisiae CAF16 (YFL028C); ancestral locus Anc_8.42) — protein sequence MSASLAVEVDNLTYTFPHNDKPSLYNIVLNIPWNSRTLLIGLNGAGKSTLLKLLSGKHLCLNGRILVNGLDPFSPNSMHKDNEDVQITTYLGTEWCHMSIIDRDIGVLELLESIGYHHYKERGDNLIEILEVDVNWRMHKLSDGQKRRVQLVMGLLKPFRVLLLDEVTVDLDVIARSRLLTFLKTETEVRKCSIIYATHIFDGLAKWPDKIIHLKDGAIVSQLNYKADVEFVNDVGTGNTNGKVTFHEHNKPSVTVTKVNSLHPLAVAWLKKENYKVE from the coding sequence ATGTCTGCCTCATTAGCTGTTGAAGTAGATAATTTGACGTATACTTTCCCTCATAATGATAAACCTTCTTTGTACAACATTGTGCTGAATATTCCGTGGAACTCTAGGACTCTCTTAATCGGCCTCAACGGTGCAGGGAAGTCAACGCTACTGAAACTATTAAGTGGTAAACATCTTTGCTTAAATGGAAGAATACTAGTTAATGGATTAGATCCATTCAGTCCAAACTCAATGCACAAGGACAATGAAGATGTCCAAATAACTACATATCTGGGAACCGAATGGTGCCATATGAGTATTATTGACAGAGACATAGGAGTGTTGGAATTACTAGAAAGTATAGGTTATCATCATTACAAAGAACGTGGTGATAATCTAATTGAGATTCTGGAAGTTGACGTTAACTGGAGGATGCACAAATTGAGCGATGGCCAAAAAAGACGTGTGCAATTAGTCATGGGTTTACTAAAGCCATTCAGAGTCCTGCTTCTGGATGAAGTCACTGTGGATTTGGATGTCATTGCAAGATCAAGATTGTTAACGTTTTTGAAAACTGAAACTGAGGTAAGAAAGTGCTCCATCATTTATGCCACCCATATTTTCGATGGGCTAGCCAAATGGCCTGATAAAATcattcatttgaaagatggTGCAATAGTTTCTCAACTGAATTACAAGGCGGACGTAGAATTTGTTAATGATGTAGGTACTGGGAATACCAACGGTAAAGTGACATTCCATGAACATAATAAACCTTCAGTCACCGTAACGAAGGTTAATAGTCTACATCCACTTGCCGTGGCTTGGCTTAAGAAGGAAAACTACAAAGTCGAGTAG
- the CAK1 gene encoding cyclin-dependent protein kinase-activating kinase CAK1 (similar to Saccharomyces cerevisiae CAK1 (YFL029C); ancestral locus Anc_8.40): MNKLDQIDNGDKKLYKSTKFACIYKVKDIYAIKTVPVDFNAPPHNHKRELKILQDFNKIEESDKYIVKLLDYKLVDDELQFLLPFVPLTLHDFMSSQYKSHKKRYNPYYSTAETESPEKKYTNGFEVKTLLVPFLTQIIKAVNFVHKQKIIHRDIKPQNIMYQPNDNSLKLIDFGISYDYNDTQQLVTEPSSEKITDVSTSFYKAPELLFGVKNYDFKIDIWSVLVIASQWLQSEKLGNDFMVLPAMFDDGSGYLENGSDIRLILSIFDQLGVPSLDGWNELRDFGSADAFAGLFGEQGNGNYILDQEYSTQVGRMIEMLPKLNEIDDVKLKNKLVDLFLKMIPLQSKDRWDTGRLLQVLETL; the protein is encoded by the coding sequence ATGAACAAGCTAGATCAAATTGACAATGGCGATAAAAAACTGTATAAATCAACTAAATTTGCATGCATTTACAAAGTGAAAGATATTTATGCGATCAAAACTGTGCCTGTTGATTTCAATGCACCACCACACAATCACAAGAGagaattaaaaattttacagGATTTTAACAAAATAGAAGAGTCTGATAAATATATCGTGAAATTGTTAGATTATAAACTAGTGGATGATGAGTTACAATTTTTGCTTCCCTTTGTTCCCTTAACGTTACACGATTTCATGTCTTCTCAATATAAGTCACATAAGAAACGATATAATCCGTATTATAGTACTGCTGAAACTGAATCAccagaaaaaaagtataCCAATGGGTTCGAAGTCAAGACGTTGCTAGTACCCTTTCTTACACAAATCATAAAGGCAGTAAATTTTGTGCATAAGCAAAAGATTATTCATCGTGATATCAAACCGCAAAATATAATGTATCAACCTAATGATAATTCTCTAAAGCTGATAGACTTTGGAATTTCATATGACTATAATGATACTCAACAACTTGTAACTGAACCATCATCTGAAAAGATAACAGATGTTTCTACTTCTTTTTATAAGGCACCAGAATTATTGTTTGGAGTTAAAAAttatgatttcaaaattgatatctGGAGTGTTCTTGTCATTGCATCGCAGTGGTTACAATCTGAAAAACTAGGAAATGACTTTATGGTTTTACCGGCTATGTTTGATGATGGAAGTGGATATTTAGAGAACGGAAGTGATATAAGGTTGATTTTATCCATATTTGACCAACTTGGCGTTCCTTCCTTAGATGGATGGAATGAACTCAGGGATTTTGGGTCTGCAGATGCTTTTGCTGGATTATTTGGAGAACAAGGCAATGGAAACTATATATTAGACCAGGAATACAGTACTCAAGTGGGAAGAATGATAGAAATGTTGCccaaattgaatgaaatcgATGATGTGAAGctaaaaaataaacttgTTGAcctttttttgaaaatgataccaCTACAAAGTAAAGATAGATGGGATACTGGGCGTTTGCTTCAAGTGCTGGAAAcattataa
- the KAFR0C03490 gene encoding serine hydroxymethyltransferase (similar to Saccharomyces cerevisiae SHM2 (YLR058C); ancestral locus Anc_8.38): MPNILSESSLKLITSPLVETDPELKNLINDEIDRQRKSIVLIASENFTTKSVFDALGTPLSNKYSEGYPGARYYGGNENIDKIEILCQQRALNAFSLSPDRWGVNVQTLSGSPANLQVYQALMKPHDRLMGLYLPDGGHLSHGYATEHRKISAVSTYFESFPYRVDPETGIIDYDTLEKNAILYRPKVLVAGTSAYCRLIDYKRMREIADSCGAYLMVDMAHISGLVAAGVIPSPFEYADIVTTTTHKSLRGPRGAMIFFRKGVRSINPKTGKEILYDLENPINFSVFPGHQGGPHNHTIAALATALKQAATPEFKEYQLNVLKNAKILEKGFKNLGYSLVSDGTDSHMVLVSLREQGVDGARVEYVCEKLNIALNKNSIPGDKSALVPGGIRIGAPAMTTRGMSENDFARIVQYIDMATNIAKETQTSLPKESNRLKDFKAAIDANDGIWIPIKEEINNWVVQYPLAI, encoded by the coding sequence ATGCCTAACATACTATCGGAATcttctttaaaattaatcACGTCTCCATTAGTCGAGACTGATccagaattgaaaaatttaataaatgaCGAGATTGATAGACAAAGAAAGTCAATCGTCTTAATCGcatctgaaaattttaccaCCAAATCAGTCTTTGACGCATTAGGAACACCTTTATCTAACAAATATTCCGAAGGTTATCCAGGTGCCCGTTATTATGGtggaaatgaaaatatcgataaaattgaaattttatgtCAGCAAAGAGCATTAAATGCTTTTTCATTGTCTCCTGATAGATGGGGTGTTAATGTACAAACTCTGTCTGGATCTCCAGCTAACTTACAAGTCTATCAGGCTCTAATGAAGCCTCACGACAGATTAATGGGACTCTATCTACCTGATGGTGGTCACCTTTCACATGGGTATGCTACAGAACATAGAAAAATATCAGCAGTTTCAACTTATTTTGAATCCTTCCCATATAGAGTTGATCCAGAAACAGGAATTATTGATTACGACACTTTGGAAAAGAATGCTATCTTATATAGACCAAAAGTTTTAGTCGCTGGTACTTCAGCTTACTGTCGTCTAATTGATTATAAGAGAATGAGAGAGATTGCTGACAGTTGTGGAGCTTACTTAATGGTTGACATGGCCCATATCTCAGGTTTAGTTGCTGCGGGTGTCATTCCATCACCATTTGAGTATGCGGACATTGTCACGACAACAACTCACAAGTCTCTTAGAGGTCCAAGAGGTGctatgatatttttcagaaaaggTGTCAGATCCATTAATCCCAAAACTGGTAAAGAAATATTGTATGATCTTGAAAatccaataaatttttcagtttttccAGGTCATCAAGGTGGTCCACATAATCATACAATTGCTGCCTTGGCTACAGCTTTGAAACAAGCCGCTACTCCTGAATTTAAGGAATATCAATTAAACGTCTTAAAAAATGCTAAAATACTGGAAAAAGGGTTCAAAAACTTGGGTTACAGTTTAGTTTCTGATGGTACAGACTCTCATATGGTTTTGGTTTCTTTGAGGGAGCAAGGTGTCGATGGCGCCAGAGTTGAATACGTCTGTGAAAAACTTAATATTGCTCTgaacaaaaattcaattccaGGTGATAAATCAGCTTTAGTGCCAGGTGGTATCCGTATCGGTGCACCAGCAATGACTACAAGAGGTATGTCTGAAAATGACTTTGCTCGTATCGTTCAATACATTGATATGGCAACCAACATTGCTAAAGAAACTCAAACTAGCTTACCAAAAGAATCGAATAGGTTAAAGGACTTCAAAGCAGCAATTGATGCCAACGATGGTATCTGGATTCCAATaaaggaagaaatcaataacTGGGTCGTTCAATATCCACTTGCCATTTGa
- the AGX1 gene encoding alanine--glyoxylate transaminase (similar to Saccharomyces cerevisiae AGX1 (YFL030W); ancestral locus Anc_8.37) → MSQDTLLIPGPVTLSKNVINTLGSQSLSHLSPEFTSIFKEALQNSRSLFKAHPQRGQPLIIAGSGTLGFDLVGTNLIDPINDKILLLSTGFFSNEFATCLEQNYKVQHLNILKAPIGGVVPMDQIVNSLQQDNYKAIIMTHVDTSTGVRSDVEKISQVVKKISPNTLIVVDAVCSLGCETLKFHDWGLDFALSASQKALGMAPGLSVCMISDRALDVALDEKTKPTGFYASIKNWYPVLKNSELGVATYFATPPVQLIAALNVALKEILSYKYKGLVGIDARVAKHADVSKWFKTKMVQELHLKLLPSSEKNAANGLSAIYADDPASLISYLKNEKHIIVAAGILKEIKSKYFRVGHMGVSACDDSLGQLGSCFDAIQEILQQ, encoded by the coding sequence atgtcACAAGATACTTTACTCATTCCAGGTCCAGTGACTCTCTCTAAAAATGTAATCAATACCCTAGGTTCACAATCTCTGTCACATTTAAGTCCAGAATTTacatcaattttcaaagaagctttacaaaattcaagatcTTTATTCAAAGCGCATCCTCAAAGGGGTCAACCTCTTATTATTGCCGGTTCTGGTACCCTAGGGTTCGATCTAGTGGGCACTAACTTGATCGATCctattaatgataaaatacTCTTACTTTCAACTGGTTTCTTCTCCAATGAATTTGCAACATGTCTTGAGCAAAATTACAAGGTACAACatctaaatattttaaaagcCCCCATTGGAGGTGTCGTACCCATGGatcaaattgtaaattCTTTACAGCAAGATAATTATAAAGCTATTATAATGACACACGTTGACACATCTACTGGAGTGCGTAGTGATGTGGAAAAAATAAGTCAAGTCgtgaagaaaattagtCCCAACACATTAATTGTCGTCGATGCAGTCTGTTCACTTGGTTGtgaaacattgaaatttcatgaTTGGGGGTTGGATTTCGCACTTTCCGCGTCACAAAAGGCTTTGGGTATGGCACCTGGACTTTCAGTATGTATGATTAGTGATAGAGCATTGGATGTGGCTCTGGACGAGAAAACTAAACCTACTGGTTTCTATGCttctattaaaaattgGTACCCTGTCTTAAAAAATAGTGAATTGGGTGTTGCCACTTACTTTGCCACGCCCCCAGTACAATTGATTGCTGCTTTAAACGTTGCTCTGAAAGAAATTCTTAgttataaatataaaggATTGGTTGGAATCGATGCTAGGGTGGCTAAGCATGCAGATGTCAGTAAATGgttcaaaacaaaaatggtACAAGAGCTCCATTTAAAATTACTTCCTTCctctgaaaaaaatgctgCAAATGGGTTGTCTGCAATTTATGCTGATGATCCAGCTTCCCTGATATcgtatttgaaaaatgagaaGCACATCATCGTTGCGGCAggaattttgaaagaaatcaaaTCGAAATATTTTAGAGTCGGCCACATGGGCGTGTCTGCTTGTGATGACTCCTTAGGCCAATTAGGAAGTTGCTTTGATGCAATTCAAGAGATTCTGCAACAATAG
- the HAC1 gene encoding transcription factor HAC1 (similar to Saccharomyces cerevisiae HAC1 (YFL031W); ancestral locus Anc_8.36) yields MSTINTTTTIIDIPKDFKSTLPPRKRAKTKEEKEQRRIERILRNRKAAHQSREKKRLHLKFLEYKCDLMESLLTDIDLLTIFKDDESKLEKVNEYLSMKDSKDVIENEISFIKNKDPSLIDSQEEDDDENHHHNSNNKMISNDTIVKLEETEIKLEDVSSIVSTSLSPFQMISPMSNITLETDKEDIFDSGNNYSYNTKNSTSPLDVDDSFEKNKNWDLLMNKDDQDDSIYFELDTTDFTQTNNSNNLLNGSYDLDNWRNPAAITN; encoded by the coding sequence ATGTCCACTATTAATACTACTACAACAATCATTGATATTCCAAAAGATTTTAAATCAACTTTACcaccaagaaaaagagcAAAGacaaaggaagaaaaagaacaaagaagaatagAAAGAATTTTAAGAAATAGGAAAGCTGCTCATCAGAGtagagaaaagaaaagattacaTTTAAAATTCTTAGAATATAAATGTGATTTAATGGAATCTTTATTAACTGATATTGATTTattaacaatttttaaagatgatgaatcaaaattagaaaaagttaatgaatatctttcaatgaaagattcaaaagatgtcattgaaaatgaaattagtttcattaaaaataaagatcCTTCACTAATTGATTCGcaggaagaagatgatgatgaaaatcatcatcataatagtaataacaaAATGATCTCCAATGATACGATCGTTAAATTGGAAGAAACAGAAATCAAACTAGAGGATGTTTCTTCTATTGTATCAACATCTCTTTCCCCATTTCAAATGATCTCCCCAATGAGTAATATTACTTTAGAAACAGATAAAGAAGACATTTTCGATTCTGGTAACAATTACTCTTacaatacaaaaaattcaacCTCACCATTGGATGTTGATGATTCTTTcgaaaagaataaaaattgGGATCTTCTAATGAATAAAGACGACCAAGAtgattcaatatattttgaattagaCACGACCGATTTCACACAAacaaataatagtaataatcTCCTAAATGGTTCATATGACCTTGACAATTGGCGTAATCCAGCCGCGATTACCAATTAA
- the RIM15 gene encoding protein kinase RIM15 (similar to Saccharomyces cerevisiae RIM15 (YFL033C); ancestral locus Anc_8.34), protein MDTSSFYTAEDTKEPSISSLSSISYDEYIRIATERNPTILLELTLSGTVKYVSSQWKSIVGNDLTINQQISNEIVDEIDKSIFSDTIQKMCENDDLSYTVTFNVWSLITESILTLQATGVLIKDNNDLPSYTMWILKPYKDIDVIDEIVDLSNDFVNILGFGSKLFIDYLLAISDQKITNEFNLPLPKLELCSICETFVPEWWLETHSQTCIVEHRIESIIQLLHDNLVEQSNLINSFLDNNVSNELIYKDLPISTTKSESFLINILISLSDLCQYAININTSEEEYNETLKNDNTTINNDYSILNLQNENEKFSKIIYLFSPMTKSNIDSVQNWELSYDITDSITSNGLNLLVTDTIDLAKKKVDAVLRLDNAMKYSLRIKNEINNHVINAIQRQIQENINKLNMITFNDNNNNNNIQSPQPKLVQSGLFADSYLKIDAIPNSNNNTNIKTSSKNNSRSVTPTTQLGFNPIDTGDNSILTTQSNNASINIIHSPSNFKNSIGNDSNSHFLTPEQFPNNNANNNNNNNNNNTSSAYLNSPSLMNLPLSPLLLATNQMKTAPPSIKDYDIIKPISKGAYGSVYLAKKKLTGEYFAIKVLKKSDMIAKNQIMNVKSERAIMMIQSDKPYVAKLFATFQNKDNLFLVMEYLPGGDLATLIKMMGTLPNKWVKQYLSEVIIGVDDMHLNGIIHHDLKPDNLLIDSTGHIKLTDFGLSRAGLVKRHFKTINNESSKNQKKNSHTNSFDTPSTHSVSNNNNNSSSGILDESELSLSLFDFSRSNTPPPPSPAITASSTITTNTASGHARVPSLSISTPSYLRTDSLETSSVDSPSSDVALFDTKSSNSKKRHFFGTPDYLAPETILGAGEDVQCDWWSVGCILFELLLGYPPFTSNTTDEVFRKILDGNIQWPHFDSPDEEEEILLKNSAKDLISKLLTIDASKRLGANGSSEIKNHPYFDGVDWDHVYDEQASFVPNIEDPEDTDYFDSRGAVLEDFDEANGFESKNIKETDNNRSHHNSDIPEIHSFHSSESSIVSPLLNANTPRKWSAPTAPANSTNGHPTNPPPPLHRLSISSVLESVNPQDSIATNKSPSTMKSLSLAIPPHMRDRRTSKLNDPQTEFGSFYFRNLSALDKANKDAINRLKNEHKDSIAGHRRTLSVSSSEISSGSGKIKTNKITGSPIVNKSYLKSDTSSVRSYSPGRSTSLDQTIPSRKGSIISSEISTPLKMDFNHIKSPNLSAFNESDSMKFKSPLSPSTPSINRTSRVHSKMSTPVQMSSLNEFSTPEDSNRLQMISKMNSLRRKRSTNTPDGSISYDLDILLCEPIPIHRYSATMDLENLGCTVISAATGDELVTKATSDIKFDLIVTTLRLPNVYATDIIKLVKRANCVNSDTPIVAATNYYQDAVNTKFFDDVVEKPLSREKLRKLVSKYALKKSQEEEHTIVSDVEDLQVTK, encoded by the coding sequence ATGGATACATCATCCTTCTATACCGCTGAAGACACGAAGGAACCGTCTATTTCATCTCTTTCATCTATATCATATGATGAATACATACGAATAGCAACAGAGAGAAATCCAACCATACTATTAGAACTAACCTTATCAGGCACAGTTAAATACGTCTCTTCTCAATGGAAGTCAATAGTTGGTAATGATTTAACAATAAATCAACAAATctcaaatgaaattgttgatGAAATAGATAAAAGTATCTTTTCAGATACGATACAAAAGATGtgtgaaaatgatgatctAAGTTATACTGTCACTTTCAATGTCTGGTCTCTAATAACAGAATCAATACTTACTTTACAAGCTACTGGTGTTCTTATTAAAGATAATAACGATTTACCAAGTTATACAATGTGGATATTGAAACCttataaagatattgatgTAATCGACGAAATTGTagatttatcaaatgattTTGTTAATATTTTAGGATTCGgttcaaaattattcattgaTTATTTATTAGCAATCTCTgatcaaaaaattacaaatgaatttaatttaCCATTACCAAAATTAGAACTATGTAGTATTTGTGAAACTTTTGTTCCTGAATGGTGGCTAGAAACTCATTCTCAAACTTGTATAGTGGAACATAGAATTGAATCCATTATTCAACTTTTACACGATAATTTAGTGGAACAATCTAATTTaatcaattcatttttggATAATAATGTATCAAATGAATTGATCTATAAAGATTTACCAATATCAACTACAAAATCGGAatcttttttaataaaCATTCTAATTTCATTGTCTGATCTTTGTCAATATGcaataaatattaatacaagtgaagaagaatataatgaaactttaaaaaatgataacaCTACAATTAATAATgattattcaatattaaatttacaaaatgaaaatgaaaaattttcaaaaattatttatttattttctccaatgacaaaatcaaatatagaTAGCGTTCAAAATTGGGAATTATCTTATGATATTACAGATTCAATAACTTCAAATGGTCTAAATCTCTTAGTGACAGATACAATTGATTTggctaaaaaaaaagttgatgcCGTACTAAGATTAGATAATGCaatgaaatattctttgagaattaaaaatgaaattaataatcATGTCATTAATGCAATTCAAAGacaaattcaagaaaatatcaataaattaaatatgataacattcaatgataataataataataataatattcaatcaCCACAACCAAAATTGGTACAAAGTGGATTATTTGCAGAttcttatttgaaaattgatgcCATACCaaattctaataataatactaatattAAAACATCAAGTAAGAATAATTCAAGATCAGTAACTCCAACTACACAATTAGGCTTTAATCCCATTGATACAGGTGACAATAGCATCTTAACAACCCAATCAAATAATGCTTCGataaatattattcattcaccttcaaatttcaaaaatagcATCGGTAACGATAGTAATTCACATTTCCTCACTCCAGAACAATTCCCCAATAACAATGctaacaacaacaataataataataataataacacCAGCAGTGCCTACCTAAACTCTCCTTCGCTAATGAATCTACCTCTTTCGCCATTATTACTCGCTACgaatcaaatgaaaacaGCACCACCTTCAATTAAAGATTACGACATTATTAAACCAATAAGTAAAGGTGCATATGGTAGTGTGTATTtagcaaagaaaaaattaaccGGCGAATATTTTGCCATAAAAgtattaaaaaaatctgATATGATTGCTAAGAATCAGATTATGAATGTAAAATCAGAAAGAGCTATAATGATGATACAAAGTGATAAACCTTATGTAGCAAAATTATTTGCCACTTTccaaaataaagataatttgTTCCTCGTAATGGAATATTTACCAGGTGGTGATTTAGCAACACTAATTAAAATGATGGGCACATTACCAAATAAATGGGTAAAACAATATTTAAGTGAAGTAATCATAGGTGTAGATGATATGCATTTAAATGGTATCATTCATCATGATTTAAAACCTGATAATTTGTTGATTGATAGTACGGGTCATATTAAATTGACCGATTTTGGTTTATCGAGAGCAGGTCTTGTTAAAAGACACTTcaaaacaataaataatgaatcgtcaaagaatcaaaaaaagaacagTCATACCAATAGTTTTGATACTCCTTCGACCCACAGTGTTAgcaataacaataataacagCAGTAGCGGTATTCTTGATGAGTCTgaattatcattatctttgTTCGATTTCTCTCGTTCAAATACTCCCCCACCACCATCTCCCGCAATAACAGCGTCTTCAACTATAACAACAAACACTGCATCTGGACATGCGAGAGTTCCTTCACTTTCTATATCAACTCCATCATATTTAAGAACGGATTCATTAGAAACTTCTTCAGTGGATTCTCCAAGTTCGGATGTGGCTCTCTTTGATACTAAGTCAAgtaattcaaagaaaagacaCTTTTTTGGTACACCCGATTATCTAGCGCCAGAAACTATTTTAGGTGCAGGGGAGGATGTTCAATGTGATTGGTGGTCTGTAGGTTGTATCCTCTTCGAGTTATTATTAGGATATCCACCTTTTACAAGTAATACGACAGATGAAGTATTTAGGAAAATTCTGGATGGCAATATCCAATGGCCTCATTTTGATTCTCccgatgaagaagaagaaatattattaaaaaatagtgcaaaagatttgatttcaaaattattaacaaTTGATGCGAGTAAAAGGTTGGGGGCCAATGGATCATCCGAAATTAAAAATCATCCTTATTTCGATGGCGTAGATTGGGACCATGTTTACGATGAACAGGCGTCATTTGTCCCTAACATTGAAGACCCAGAAGATActgattattttgattctaGAGGTGCTGTATTGGAAGACTTTGATGAAGCAAATGGTTTTGAaagtaaaaatattaagGAAACGGATAATAATCGTTCACATCACAATAGTGATATCCCTGAAATACATTCATTTCATTCTAGTGAGTCTTCTATTGTATCTCCATTATTAAATGCTAATACCCCAAGAAAGTGGTCAGCTCCCACTGCTCCTGCAAATTCTACCAATGGACATCCAACGAATCCTCCCCCTCCTTTACATAGGTTAAGTATTTCATCCGTTTTAGAGTCAGTTAATCCTCAGGATTCTATTGCTACCAACAAAAGTCCATCTActatgaaaagtttatCACTAGCAATTCCTCCTCACATGAGAGATAGAAGAACAAGTAAATTAAATGATCCTCAAACTGAATTTGGATCATTTTACTTTAGAAATTTGTCTGCTTTAGACAAGGCAAATAAAGACGCTATTAACAGATTGAAGAATGAACACAAGGACTCTATTGCTGGTCATAGGAGAACTTTGTCGGTTTCATCATCCGAGATCTCAAGTGGTAGCGGTAAAATAAAGACCAATAAGATAACTGGTTCTCCTATAGTTAACAAGAGTTATTTAAAATCGGATACATCATCAGTTAGATCCTATTCACCGGGAAGATCAACAAGTCTTGACCAGACAATTCCATCAAGAAAGGGAAGTATAATAAGCTCTGAAATATCAACACCACTTAAAATGGATTTTAATCATATAAAATCACCCAATTTATCAGCATTTAATGAATCtgattcaatgaaatttaaATCTCCATTATCTCCATCGACACCTAGTATAAATAGAACCTCAAGAGTTCATTCTAAGATGAGTACGCCGGTACAGATGAGTTCATTAAACGAATTTTCTACACCGGAGGACAGCAATAGGCTACAAATGATTTCCAAAATGAATTCGCTTCGAAGGAAAAGGAGTACAAATACTCCTGACGGCAGCATCAGCTATGACCTGGATATTTTGCTATGTGAACCTATTCCAATACATAGATATAGTGCCACAATGGACTTGGAAAATCTGGGCTGCACTGTGATAAGTGCTGCCACAGGAGATGAATTAGTTACAAAAGCTACTAGTGACATTAAGTTTGATCTAATTGTTACAACACTGAGATTACCAAACGTTTATGCCACGGATATCATTAAGTTGGTCAAACGTGCTAACTGTGTAAATTCAGACACCCCAATTGTGGCTGCTACAAACTATTATCAAGACGCTGTCAAcactaaattttttgatgatgTGGTAGAAAAACCTCTCAGTCGTGAGAAACTCCGTAAACTCGTATCTAAATACGCTTTAAAGAAGTCCCAAGAGGAAGAACACACTATTGTAAGCGATGTAGAAGACCTTCAGGTGACAAAATAA